A stretch of Saccharomyces cerevisiae S288C chromosome IV, complete sequence DNA encodes these proteins:
- the SCC2 gene encoding cohesin-loading factor complex subunit SCC2 (Subunit of cohesin loading factor (Scc2p-Scc4p); a complex required for loading of cohesin complexes onto chromosomes; involved in establishing sister chromatid cohesion during DSB repair via histone H2AX; promotes gene expression program that supports translational fidelity; evolutionarily-conserved adherin; relocalizes to cytosol in response to hypoxia; human disorder Cornelia de Lange syndrome is caused by mutations in NIPBL, the human ortholog of SCC2; conserved role in NHEJ), giving the protein MSYPGKDKNIPGRIIEALEDLPLSYLVPKDGLAALVNAPMRVSLPFDKTIFTSADDGRDVNINVLGTANSTTSSIKNEAEKERLVFKRPSNFTSSANSVDYVPTNFLEGLSPLAQSVLSTHKGLNDSINIEKKSEIVSRPEAKHKLESVTSNAGNLSFNDNSSNKKTKTSTGVTMTQANLAEQYLNDLKNILDIVGFDQNSAEIGNIEYWLQLPNKKFVLTTNCLTKLQMTIKNITDNPQLSNSIEITWLLRLLDVMVCNIKFSKSSLKMGLDDSMLRYIALLSTIVLFNIFLLGKNDSNLHRESYIMEPVNFLSDLIESLKILTIEYGSLKIEFDTFQEALELLPKYIRNGPFLDDNVTAKLVYIFSDLLMNNDIEATTNIQFQSFWDNVKRISSDILVSLFGSFDQQRGFIIEELLSHIEKLPTKRIQKKLRKVGNQNIYITDFTFTLMSMLENINCYSFCNQMKDIAPENIDLLKNEYKKQEEFLFNIVEHINDTILERFFKNPSALRYVIDNFVQDLLLLISSPQWPVTEKILSSLLKRLLSVYSPSMQVSANIETICLQLIGNIGSTIFDIKCSTRDHEDNNLIKMINYPETLPHFFKSFEECIAYNETIKCRRSATRFLWNLRLGTILILEEYTKDAKEQIITVDNELKKILEQIKDGGLGPELENREADFSTIKLDYFSILHAFELLNLYDPYLKLILSLLAKDKIKLRSTAIKCLSMLASKDKVILSNPMVKETIHRRLNDSSASVKDAILDLVSINSSYFEFYQQINNNYNDDSIMVRKHVLRINEKMYDETNDIVTKVYVIARILMKIEDEEDNIIDMARLILLNRWILKVHEVLDQPEKLKEISSSVLLVMSRVAIMNEKCSQLFDLFLNFYLLNKEAHSKEAYDKITHVLTILTDFLVQKIVELNSDDTNEKNSIVDKQNFLNLLAKFADSTVSFLTKDHITALYPYMVSDEKSDFHYYILQVFRCTFEKLANFKQKFLYDLETTLLSRLPKMNVREIDEAMPLIWSVATHRHDTARVAKACSSCLSHLHPYINKANNEEAAIVVDGKLQRLIYLSTGFARFCFPKPSNDKIAFLQEGETLYEHITKCLLVLSKDKITHVIRRVAVKNLTKLCGNHPKLFNSRHVLHLLDKEFQSDQLDIKLVILESLYDLFLLEERKSVRNTGVNSTLSSNSILKKKLLKTNRVEFANDGVCSALATRFLDNILQLCLLRDLKNSLVAIRLLKLILKFGYTNPSHSIPTVIALFASTSQYIRHVAYELLEDLFEKYETLVFSSLSRGVTKAIHYSIHTDEKYYYKHDHFLSLLEKLCGTGKKNGPKFFKVLKRIMQSYLDDITDLTSTNSSVQKSIFVLCTNISNITFVSQYDLVSLLKTIDLTTDRLKEVIMDEIGDNVSSLSVSEEKLSGIILIQLSLQDLGTYLLHLYGLRDDVLLLDIVEESELKNKQLPAKKPDISKFSAQLENIEQYSSNGKLLTYFRKHVKDT; this is encoded by the coding sequence ATGTCGTACCCAGGGAAAGACAAGAATATTCCTGGAAGAATAATAGAGGCCCTAGAAGACCTGCCTTTGAGTTATCTGGTTCCTAAGGATGGGTTAGCCGCGCTAGTAAATGCCCCAATGCGGGTTTCTTTACCTTTTGACAAGACTATCTTTACCAGCGCTGATGATGGCAGAGATGTTAATATAAATGTTCTAGGTACAGCTAACAGCACTACTTCTTCCATAAAGAATGAGgccgaaaaagaaaggcttgttttcaaaagaccCAGTAATTTTACGTCATCAGCCAATTCTGTTGATTATGTCCCAACTAACTTTTTGGAAGGATTATCACCGCTAGCGCAGAGTGTTCTATCAACCCATAAAGGGTTGAATGATTCCATTAACatcgagaaaaaaagtgaaataGTAAGCAGACCGGAGGCAAAGCATAAGCTCGAAAGTGTGACTTCGAATGCTGGTAACTTGAGTTTCAACGACAATTCTTCCAACAAGAAAACCAAAACTTCAACAGGTGTAACCATGACACAAGCGAATTTAGCGGAACAATATTTGAATGAtcttaaaaatattttagatATTGTTGGATTTGACCAAAACTCTGCTGAAATTGGAAATATCGAGTACTGGCTCCAGTTgccaaataaaaaattcgTTTTAACTACAAACTGCTTAACCAAATTACAAATGacaattaaaaatattaccGATAACCCACAGCTATCGAACTCAATCGAAATAACATGGCTTTTGAGATTGCTTGATGTGATGGTTTGTAATATAAAGTTCAGTAAAAGCTCTTTAAAGATGGGTTTAGATGATTCTATGTTACGATATATTGCTTTGCTTTCTACAATTGTActattcaatatttttttactggGTAAGAATGACAGCAACTTACATCGGGAATCATACATCATGGAACCggtgaattttttaagCGACTTGATAGAATCTCTAAAAATATTAACAATTGAATATGGTTCTTTGAAGATAGAATTTGACACTTTCCAGGAGGCCCTAGAATTGCTACCGAAATACATACGTAACGGCCCTTTTCTGGATGATAATGTCACGGCAAAGCTTGTGTACATCTTTAGCGACTTGCTGATGAATAATGACATTGAAGCAACTACGAATatccaatttcaaagtttttggGATAATGTGAAGAGAATCAGCTCTGATATTTTAGTTTCATTATTCGGTAGTTTTGATCAACAGAGAGGATTTATTATAGAAGAACTACTATCTCATATCGAAAAGCTTCCCACTAAGagaatacaaaaaaaactaagaaAAGTTGGTAACCAAAACATTTATATCACTGATTTTACCTTTACTTTAATGTCAATGTTAGAGAATATTAATTGCTACTCCTTCTGTAATCAGATGAAGGATATTGCACCAGAGAATATTGATCTATTAAAGAACGAATACAAAAAGCaagaagaatttctttttaacaTTGTTGAGCATATAAATGACACAATACTGGAAAGGTTTTTCAAGAACCCGTCCGCTTTAAGGTATGTAATTGACAACTTTGTCCAAGATCTATTATTGCTAATTTCCTCCCCTCAGTGGCCTGTAAcagaaaaaatactaaGCTCTTTGTTAAAGAGACTTCTAAGTGTATACAGCCCATCCATGCAAGTTTCTGCAAACATTGAAACAATATGTTTACAACTTATAGGGAATATTGGTTCTacaatttttgatattaaaTGCTCAACTAGAGACCATGAAGATAACAACTTGATTAAAATGATTAATTACCCCGAAACTTTGccgcatttttttaaatcatttgaagaatgcATTGCATATAATGAAACGATCAAATGCCGTCGTTCTGCAACAAGATTCCTTTGGAATTTAAGGCTCGGTACGATCTTGATATTAGAAGAGTATACAAAGGATGCCAAAGAACAAATTATAACCGTTGAcaatgaattgaaaaaaatattggaGCAGATAAAAGATGGTGGACTTGGACCCGAATTAGAGAACAGAGAAGCAGATTTTAGTACGATTAAATTGgattatttttctattttgcACGCCTTTGAACTACTGAATCTATACGATCCATACTTGAAGTTGATATTATCACTTCTAGCCAAGGATAAAATCAAACTGAGATCGACTGCTATTAAATGTCTCTCGATGTTGGCTTCAAAAGACAAAGTGATACTTTCAAACCCAATGGTTAAAGAAACTATTCACCGGCGTTTAAACGACTCATCTGCATCTGTCAAGGATGCCATTCTAGATTTGGTCAGTATTAATTCTTCATACTTCGAATTTTATCAACAAATTAACAACAACTATAACGATGATAGCATAATGGTAAGAAAACATGTGTTAagaattaatgaaaaaatgtaCGACGAGACGAACGACATCGTCACGAAGGTATACGTAATAGCAAGAATCCTAATGAAAATAGAAGACGAGGAGGACAATATAATTGATATGGCTAGGCtgattttattaaataGATGGATATTAAAGGTACATGAAGTATTGGACCAGCCCGAAAagttgaaagaaatttcttcttcagtcCTACTAGTAATGTCCCGTGTGGCTATAATGAATGAGAAATGCTCCCAACTTTTCGACTTGTTTCTCAACTTTTATCTCCTAAACAAAGAAGCGCATTCAAAAGAAGCATACGATAAAATCACTCACGTTCTAACCATTCTTACCGACTTTTTGGTACAAAAAATTGTCGAGCTCAACTCAGATGACacaaatgaaaagaattcgATTGTTgataaacaaaattttttaaaccTTTTGGCGAAGTTTGCTGATTCTACTGTGTCATTTTTGACTAAAGACCACATTACAGCATTGTATCCTTATATGGTATCGGACGAAAAATCTGACTTCCACTATTATATCTTGCAAGTCTTTAGATGcacttttgaaaaattggcCAACTTTAAACAGAAATTTTTGTATGACTTAGAGACGACCCTTTTGAGTAGGCTACCAAAGATGAATGTAAGAGAGATAGATGAAGCTATGCCTCTTATCTGGTCTGTTGCCACTCATCGTCATGATACTGCTAGAGTAGCTAAAGCATGTTCATCCTGTCTTTCCCATTTACATCCATATATAAATAAGGCAAATAACGAGGAAGCTGCCATTGTAGTTGACGGAAAATTGCAAAGGCTGATATATTTATCCACCGGTTTTGCCAGGTTCTGCTTTCCTAAACCCTCCAATGATAAAATTGCATTTTTACAAGAAGGTGAAACCCTGTATGAACATATTACCAAATGCCTACTTGTACTATCTAAAGACAAAATTACACACGTAATAAGAAGGGTTGCTGTGAAAAATCTCACTAAATTATGTGGAAATCATCCAAAACTATTCAATTCAAGACACGTTCTACATTTACTGGACAAAGAATTTCAGAGCGATCAGCTAGATATTAAACTAGTAATTCTAGAAAGTTTATATGATCTTTTTCTACTGGAAGAAAGGAAGTCAGTGAGAAACACTGGCGTTAATAGCACTTTGTCTTCGAACtccattttgaaaaagaaattactgAAAACGAATAGGGTAGAGTTTGCAAATGATGGAGTATGTTCAGCGTTGGCTACTAGATTTTTAGACAATATTCTCCAACTATGTCTCCTACGTGATCTAAAGAATTCTCTCGTAGCTATTCGATTATTAaagttgattttgaaatttggtTACACAAATCCCTCTCATTCAATTCCAACTGTAATTGCTTTATTTGCCTCTACTAGCCAGTATATTCGTCATGTCGCCTATGAGTTGTTAGAAGatctttttgagaaataCGAAACGCTAGTATTCAGTAGTTTATCTCGAGGGGTTACAAAAGCTATACATTATTCTATTCATACAGATGAGAAGTATTATTACAAGCACGATCATTTTTTGTCtttacttgaaaaattatgtggaactggaaaaaaaaatggccCAAAGTTCTTTAAAGTTCTGAAGAGAATCATGCAATCCTATTTAGATGATATCACCGATTTAACATCAACAAATAGTAGTGTTCAAAAGTCCATTTTCGTTCTCTGCACTAACATTTCGAATATCACATTTGTTTCTCAGTACGATTTGGTGTCCCTACTCAAAACCATTGATTTAACTACAGATAGATTAAAAGAGGTTATCATGGATGAAATAGGTGACAATGTTTCATCGCTATCCGtatcagaagaaaagctCAGTGGAATAATTTTAATACAGTTAAGCTTACAGGATTTGGGTACTTATCTACTGCACTTATACGGGTTAAGGGATGATGTGCTTTTATTAGATATTGTAGAAGAATCagaattgaagaacaaaCAACTCCCTGCAAAGAAGCCGGATATCAGTAAGTTTTCCGCACAGTTGGAGAATATTGAACAGTATTCATCAAATGGCAAGCTTCTTACATATTTTAGAAAACACGTGAAGGATACGTAA
- the SAS4 gene encoding Sas4p (Subunit of the SAS complex (Sas2p, Sas4p, Sas5p); acetylates free histones and nucleosomes and regulates transcriptional silencing; required for the HAT activity of Sas2p): protein MGIFQSIEEANNTSERLLRSEIKNSHGEFEKFDFDTEEYEINPKRKLRLVSRINPNAGHLRKSKSCFTVDEHVDETRCQKPVMKSPFMSNVDDEIKKKRETITKMTLEIEHHELSQNIRKPTDDLLPDSTYQPYHKKMLKQENRMIQSDIVNGENEADRLSLISDRLGMLNWEVTLQKVTKINDPTDENEMETKRYQTKELIDSMLHKFESMKKKSRNLARRPASSDSLLKLVSGKDWPKIYTRIDRTFIPDYASSSDEEEEKITVEEIRERRLKKREQQCGGSIIVLLSDHQSQKGMTRFAIVAEPLRKPYLIKTSTKERNSWKNKVPTNPKKFKKAPRISTQIAVKRRREVIPLTMEVEPEVIRDIRQDTQKSMKLNVKAEEISVTETVKSKEMNALRNNAASISPTLSEKAPLGSISSCTASQISQRSSENVGAIINNINPNLAIVPSCNEKTFVKTHNGMKTNSGINILPVRKKKKV, encoded by the coding sequence ATGGgtatttttcaatcaatAGAAGAAGCAAATAATACTTCTGAGAGATTGCTGAGGTCTGAGATTAAAAATAGTCATggagaatttgaaaaattcgattTTGATACAGAAGAATACGAAATTAACCCTAAAAGGAAGTTAAGATTAGTCAGCAGGATAAACCCAAATGCTGGACATCTAAGGAAATCTAAGTCCTGCTTTACTGTAGATGAGCATGTTGACGAAACGCGTTGTCAGAAACCTGTGATGAAGTCGCCGTTCATGAGTAATGTCGATGATgagatcaagaaaaagagagagACAATTACAAAGATGACACTAGAAATTGAACATCATGAATTGAGCCAGAATATTAGAAAACCAACTGATGATTTGCTTCCTGATAGCACGTATCAGCCTTACCacaagaaaatgttgaAGCAAGAAAATAGAATGATTCAATCGGACATCGTAAATGGTGAAAATGAAGCAGACAGGCTTTCATTAATTTCAGACAGACTGGGTATGTTGAATTGGGAAGTAACATTACAGAAGGTTACTAAAATAAATGACCCCACTGACGAGAATGAAATGGAGACTAAACGTTACCAAACTAAAGAGCTGATTGATTCAATGTTACATAAATTTGAAtctatgaaaaaaaaaagccgCAATTTAGCTAGAAGGCCAGCCTCAAGTGATTCATTGTTGAAATTGGTTAGTGGCAAAGATTGGCCCAAGATATATACTCGAATCGATCGAACTTTTATTCCAGATTACGCAAGCTCCTctgacgaagaagaagaaaaaataaccGTTGAGGAAATAAGGGAGAGACGCCTAAAGAAGAGAGAGCAGCAATGCGGTGGTTCCATTATAGTACTGCTGAGCGATCATCAATCACAAAAGGGAATGACACGGTTTGCTATCGTAGCTGAGCCGCTCCGAAAACCGTATTTGATTAAAACCTCCACTAAAGAGAGAAATTCATGGAAAAACAAAGTTCCCacaaatccaaaaaaattcaagaaagcTCCTCGAATATCAACGCAAATTGCtgtgaaaagaagaagggaAGTCATCCCGTTAACGATGGAGGTGGAACCAGAAGTCATTCGGGATATAAGGCAAGATACACAAAAGTCTATGAAACTGAATGTTAAAGCGGAGGAAATATCTGTGACAGAGACTGtcaaatcaaaagaaatgaatgCCTTAAGGAACAATGCTGCATCTATAAGTCCAACTCTTTCAGAGAAGGCACCTTTAggttcaatttcatcttgCACTGCATCTCAGATTTCACAAAGGTCTTCTGAGAATGTGGGTGCTATTATTAACAATATCAACCCAAACTTAGCAATAGTGCCCTCTTGTAACGAAAAGACCTTTGTAAAAACACACAATGGAATGAAAACTAACTCAGGTATTAATATTTTGCCTGTCcgcaagaaaaaaaaggtttaG
- the CDC1 gene encoding putative lipid phosphatase CDC1 (Putative mannose-ethanolamine phosphate phosphodiesterase; involved in GPI-anchor remodeling prior to the attachment of cell wall proteins to beta 1,3-glucan, removing ethanolamine phosphate from the first mannose of GPI anchors; mutants display elevated Ca2+-dependent signaling resulting in secondary actin polarization and Golgi inheritance defects; enzyme is Mn2+-dependent; mutants have cell division cycle defect and fragile cell walls) has product MVYRNRSKSVLSTHSKKSDDKAHYKSRSKKKSKSRSKKRLRIYWRYISIVWILWLGLISYYESVVVKRAMKKCQWSTWEDWPEGAESHRVGLFADPQIMDEYSYPGRPQIVNYFTRVIVDHYHRRNWKYVQYYLDPDSNFFLGDLFDGGRNWDDKQWIKEYTRFNQIFPKKPLRRTVMSLPGNHDIGFGDTVVESSLQRFSSYFGETSSSLDAGNHTFVLLDTISLSDKTNPNVSRVPRQFLDNFAMGSHPLPRILLTHVPLWRDPEQQTCGQLRESKEPFPIQKGHQYQTVIENDISQEILTKIQPEILFSGDDHDHCQISHSYPFQGKTKNAQEITVKSCAMNMGISRPAIQLLSLYNPSDLTMVNAGGEYASKTYQTELCYMPDPYKAIRMYLWGLLFSAAFIAYMHFFPKSFNNRVATIMNRVFTRPDGNTSDLPLPTSISKSKSKKSLTHSKYAVNDTRSIKQFLVNAIVLFVSVMPIFIYFYTVV; this is encoded by the coding sequence ATGGTATATCGTAACAGGTCAAAGAGCGTTTTATCTACACACAGCAAGAAGAGCGACGATAAGGCCCACTATAAATCACGttcgaaaaagaaatcaaaaagcaGGAGCAAGAAGAGGTTAAGAATCTACTGGAGATACATATCTATTGTATGGATCTTATGGTTAGGATTAATATCTTATTATGAATCAGTGGTTGTGAAGAGAGCAATGAAGAAGTGCCAATGGTCGACTTGGGAGGATTGGCCTGAAGGCGCTGAAAGTCATAGGGTGGGTTTATTTGCAGACCCACAAATAATGGACGAATATTCATATCCTGGGAGGCCTCAAATAGTTAATTATTTTACAAGAGTGATTGTTGACCATTATCACAGGAGAAATTGGAAATATGTCCAGTATTACTTGGATCCTGATAGCAATTTTTTCCTAGGTGATCTATTTGATGGAGGGAGAAACTGGGATGATAAGCAATGGATTAAAGAGTACACACGATTCAACCAAATATTCCCCAAGAAGCCACTGAGAAGAACGGTCATGTCTTTACCAGGTAATCACGATATTGGTTTTGGAGACACAGTTGTTGAATCGAGTTTACAGAGATTTTCTAGTTACTTTGGAGAAACTTCCTCCTCATTAGACGCTGGAAATCATACCTTTGTACTTTTAGATACAATTTCGCTTTCTGATAAAACAAATCCGAATGTCTCGAGGGTTCCTAGACAGTTTTTGGATAATTTTGCAATGGGTTCACATCCGCTTCCTAGAATTCTTTTAACTCACGTTCCATTATGGAGGGATCCAGAACAGCAAACGTGCGGTCAGCTACGTGAATCCAAAGAACCTTTTCCTATTCAGAAAGGGCACCAGTACCAGACAGTTATAGAAAACGATATATCACAAGAAATTTTAACGAAAATTCAACcagaaatattattttccggGGATGATCATGACCATTGTCAGATATCACACTCATATCCGTTTCAGGGGAAAACTAAAAATGCTCAAGAAATTACAGTAAAGTCATGTGCAATGAACATGGGGATCAGTAGGCCTGCTATTCAATTGCTCTCCTTATATAATCCTTCAGATTTGACAATGGTAAATGCCGGCGGAGAGTATGCATCAAAAACTTACCAAACAGAGCTATGCTATATGCCAGATCCCTATAAGGCAATCAGAATGTACCTATGGGGATTATTATTCTCTGCTGCCTTTATCGCATACATGCATTTTTTCCCAAAATCTTTTAATAATCGCGTAGCAACCATAATGAACAGAGTATTTACACGACCTGATGGTAACACCTCAGATTTGCCATTACCTACAAGTATTTCCAAATCGAAATCCAAAAAATCATTGACACATAGTAAATACGCTGTGAATGATACGCGTTCGATCAAACAATTTCTAGTTAATGCAATTGtcctttttgtttctgTGATGcccatttttatttatttttatactGTAGTCTAG
- a CDS encoding uncharacterized protein (hypothetical protein; identified by fungal homology and RT-PCR), whose protein sequence is MNKRYKLYRVWYYYAHQTVCITSTGFALCFVVQAKTAGLGVTPITSLYGDKKEHLGKLLVPLVLYQI, encoded by the coding sequence ATGAACAAGAGATATAAATTATACCGGGTGTGGTATTACTATGCTCACCAAACAGTTTGCATAACCTCTACTGGATTTGCATTATGTTTTGTGGTCCAAGCTAAAACTGCAGGACTGGGCGTAACACCAATTACTTCACTATACGGGGACAAAAAAGAACACCTAGGTAAGTTGTTGGTTCCTTTAGTTTTATATCAAATTTAG
- the PLP1 gene encoding Plp1p (Protein that interacts with CCT (chaperonin containing TCP-1) complex; has a role in actin and tubulin folding; has weak similarity to phosducins, which are G-protein regulators), which produces MEDKLDRYYTNVLSNAEKDKHTTVDSDDKSSGEENLDELLNELDRELDEDHEFLSAYRSERLQQISDHLKQVKKNVEDDGYGRLQCIDNEADAIQICTKTTMVVIHFELETFGKCQYMNEKLENLAKRYLTTRFIKVNVQTCPFLVNKLNIKVLPFVVGYKNGLEKVRYVGFSKLGNDPNGFDIRRLEQSLAHSGVIEDTFEIRKHSSVNTERFASTNHDRSESDSDLDI; this is translated from the coding sequence ATGGAAGATAAATTAGACAGATACTACACAAATGTGCTTTCAAATGCTGAAAAGGATAAACACACAACTGTCGATAGCGATGACAAAAGTAGTGGCGAGGAAAATTTAGATGAACTACTTAATGAATTGGATAGAGAATTAGACGAGGATCATGAATTTTTGAGTGCTTATCGGTCGGAGAGGCTACAACAAATATCAGATCATTTAAAACAGGTCAAGAAGAATGTTGAGGATGACGGATACGGTAGATTGCAGTGCATTGATAACGAGGCAGATGCTATCCAAATATGTACAAAGACTACTATGGTGGTCATACATTTTGAATTAGAAACATTCGGTAAGTGCCAGTATATGAATGAAAAACTGGAAAACTTGGCAAAGAGGTATCTAACCACGAGATTTATTAAAGTAAACGTCCAAACATGTCCATTTTTGGTTAATAAACTGAATATTAAAGTACTTCCGTTTGTAGTTGGATACAAGAATGGCCTAGAAAAAGTTCGCTACGTAGGATTTAGTAAACTGGGAAATGACCCTAATGGGTTTGATATTAGGAGGCTAGAGCAATCTTTAGCCCATTCAGGTGTTATAGAAGACACATTCGAAATAAGAAAGCATTCATCTGTGAATACGGAACGCTTCGCTTCTACAAATCATGATAGAAGTGAAAGTGATAGTGATTTAGATATATAA
- the ATC1 gene encoding Atc1p (Nuclear protein; possibly involved in regulation of cation stress responses and/or in the establishment of bipolar budding pattern; relative distribution to the nucleus decreases upon DNA replication stress) — MNTNQSNPNTDLTDDANIEHTLHRLLTQANNHFDDTVKIDGQSLDLGKDLEQVMMDNLDCTDIFDSDIASQKHLTLESLFNDEHNTDSSTLLEMQRSANDSLVGIDLDRHKKGYTGKASLDKSTNQNNVHKPDKEQKNYKIDKPTIKKKKSLLKTTNEPMLSPASLSPSSSLASSDANESHLKIESMITDITSKIDSARQDIVSATKPAKFTNEFTISQISEMKARIINTHKLLLNFNFIKEGYARSCIQLKKSMDSLKDSEIHRAHLLVENDDLKQQILELTQKLNEKSSKES, encoded by the coding sequence ATGAACACGAATCAGTCCAATCCGAATACAGATTTAACAGATGATGCCAATATAGAACATACGTTGCATCGGCTGCTCACTCAGGCAAATAATCATTTTGATGATACAGTAAAGATTGATGGGCAGAGTTTAGATTTGGGAAAGGATCTCGAACAAGTTATGATGGATAATTTAGACTGCActgatatttttgattCCGACATCGCTTCTCAGAAACACCTAACATTGGAATCTTTATTTAACGATGAACACAACACCGATTCGAGCACACTTTTGGAAATGCAGAGAAGTGCTAATGATAGCCTAGTTGGTATTGATCTCGATAGGCATAAAAAGGGTTATACTGGCAAGGCATCATTAGATAAAAGTACAAACCAAAATAACGTACATAAACCTGAtaaagaacaaaagaaCTATAAGATAGATAAACCCACcatcaagaagaaaaaatccCTTTTGAAAACCACAAATGAACCCATGTTATCCCCTGCATCCCTATCaccttcatcttcgttAGCTTCATCCGACGCTAATGAATCCCACCTAAAAATAGAATCCATGATTACTGATATAACATCTAAAATAGATTCTGCAAGACAAGACATTGTATCTGCAACGAAGCCTGCTAAGTTCACAAATGAGTTTACAATAAGTCAAATTTCGGAAATGAAGGCAAGAATAATTAATACTCATAAATTGCTGctcaatttcaattttattaaAGAAGGTTACGCGAGATCTTGtattcaattgaaaaaatctatGGACTCTTTAAAGGATAGTGAAATTCACAGAGCACATTTATTGGTTGAGAATGATGACTTGAAGCAACAAATCCTAGAACTTACTCAAAAActcaatgaaaaatcatcCAAGGAAAGTTAA